One Mya arenaria isolate MELC-2E11 chromosome 7, ASM2691426v1 genomic window carries:
- the LOC128239946 gene encoding type-2 ice-structuring protein-like, with protein sequence MTGVTRTVFGYCVVLLHLVKQINSHVEDGFFQKFEESHTVFRVFVLQTDARSLLSCAHACMRYSGSTCSDVCSHFHYENITQTCFGLKQGNNWTEAWTKENKTVYVLKKKQNEVCDIGWRLFGNVCYYIEMAKLEWSLARENCENMGGCLATAHNETVDSFLGTLITTCSPDDRDAWLGASYSSALCKWKWESGEPFSYRNWGRGQPDLLVGTCLVKVPKWYDRDCTHLQNSVCEK encoded by the exons ATGACAGGGGTTACTCGTACAGTGTTTGGATATTGTGTAGTTTTACTGCATTTGGTTAAACAAATTAACTCTCATGTTGAAGACggattttttcaaaagtttgagGAGTCGCATACAGTCTTTAGAGTTTTTGTCCTTCAAACTGACGCCCGATCACTACTCTCCTGTGCGCATGCGTGCATGCGCTACTCGGGATCCACGTGCAGTGACGTATGCAGCCACTTTCACTATGAAAACATCACTCAAACATGCTTTGGCCTAAAGCAGGGAAATAACTGGACAGAGGCGTGGACTAAAGAGAACAAAACCGTTTATGTGCTGAAAAAG AAGCAGAACGAAGTCTGTGATATCGGGTGGCGATTATTCGGCAATGTATGCTATTACATCGAAATGGCAAAATTGGAGTGGAGTTTGGCGCGTGAAAATTGTGAGAACATGGGTGGTTGCCTAGCAACCGCCCACAACGAGACGGTGGACAGCTTCCTGGGGACGCTGATAACCACGTGCAGTCCGGACGATCGGGATGCTTGGCTGGGTGCGAGCTACAGCAGCGCGCTGTGCAAATGGAAATGGGAGAGCGGGGAACCATTTAGCTATCGAAATTGGGGCCGGGGACAACCGGATTTGTTAGTCGGAACCTGCTTAGTAAAAGTGCCCAAATGGTATGACCGCGATTGCACACACTTGCAGAATTCCGTGTGTGAAAAGTAG
- the LOC128240680 gene encoding uncharacterized protein LOC128240680 — MASNKVLVNFLSVEDLQTIPNIGPRLASTIVDLREHYGNLTLESLQTMLRHKLPDTVMQELDFTPNRDLVGNTCPPPLGVQTSHTTPLVSKIETEVDGFETLVASAQKQLNDRIDQLTSMLPSVPQHYKSDHALPRPSVYNQTNAPVPMAYHYMPTPQQLKPQYPVQQRLDLGRLRESDSDEDVQSASGIPRSYSTRQKKVRMHKSSRLPHSKLLSLHRLDSSTDESDTRQAPMIKSEQVKLHSSLPDKDHISQKHAEYPQEVVQVSPHGHSMRKGSHALKDIPKSLVYDGKSSWHSFEMKFQQCAQSFGWSTDDCKLCLLHCLSGKALDKCARLLQCSPQMPYRSLLSKLKERFGSEFPASAQAKFADASQEKGECMEDWADRVQELAAEAFRSLPETFTNQQAVDRFCQGLQDREAGHSTFMRKYTTIEESMNNIRLFQHSKSAMSKSKSIHTVVDYDEDIANVYAVQNPSGPALDMSVLKRELQSLREEVKRLGKARPTQPRSRQQRFNRPRGTYGCYICDSKSHLIAECPHKKDFKAFVLNAKGSG; from the coding sequence ATGGCCAGTAATAAAGTGCTTGTAAACTTCTTGTCTGTTGAAGACTTGCAGACAATTCCAAATATTGGCCCAAGGTTAGCATCTACTATTGTGGATTTGCGTGAGCATTATGGCAATCTCACACTAGAAAGTTTGCAGACAATGCTTCGGCATAAACTGCCGGACACTGTCATGCAAGAGTTGGATTTCACCCCAAACAGAGACTTGGTCGGCAACACCTGCCCACCTCCTCTAGGTGTACAAACATCCCATACCACCCCTCTTGTTTCAAAGATTGAGACAGAGGTTGACGGGTTTGAGACCTTGGTTGCCTCTGCACAAAAGCAGTTGAATGACCGCATTGATCAACTTACATCAATGCTACCTAGTGTCCCACAGCACTATAAATCTGATCATGCATTGCCACGCCCCAGTGTTTACAATCAGACAAATGCCCCTGTTCCAATGGCCTACCACTATATGCCAACACCACAACAGCTGAAACCCCAGTACCCCGTTCAACAAAGGTTGGACCTGGGTAGACTGCGAGAAAGcgacagtgacgaggatgtccAGTCAGCGTCTGGTATCCCTCGCTCATACAGTACCCGACAGAAAAAGGTACGTATGCATAAAAGCAGTCGGTTACCTCACTCCAAACTCCTGTCCCTTCACCGTCTTGATTCATCTACTGATGAGTCCGACACTAGACAAGCCCCAATGATAAAGAGTGAGCAAGTCAAGTTACACTCCTCCTTACCTGATAAGGACCATATTTCGCAAAAACATGCGGAATACCCCCAAGAGGTAGTACAGGTGTCCCCTCATGGCCACTCTATGCGCAAGGGTAGTCATGCATTGAAGGATATACCTAAATCTCTGGTATATGATGGTAAATCGAGCTGgcattcatttgaaatgaagttTCAGCAGTGTGCGCAATCATTTGGCTGGAGTACAGATGATTGTAAACTCTGCTTATTACATTGTTTGTCAGGGAAGGCACTCGACAAATGTGCTCGATTGCTTCAATGCAGTCCACAAATGCCTTACCGTtctttattgagcaaacttaAGGAGCGGTTCGGCTCAGAGTTTCCCGCCTCTGCCCAAGCCAAGTTCGCTGACGCTTCCCAGGAAAAAGGTGAGTGTATGGAAGACTGGGCAGATAGGGTACAAGAGTTAGCGGCTGAAGCTTTCCGGTCACTGCCGGAGACCTTCACAAACCAGCAGGCGGTAGACCGCTTCTGTCAAGGCCTGCAAGATCGAGAAGCTGGTCATAGCACCTTCATGCGTAAGTATACAACCATCGAAGAGTCCATGAACAACATAAGGTTGTTTCAGCATTCCAAGAGTGCTATGAGTAAGAGTAAATCTATTCATACAGTAGTAGATTATGACGAGGATATAGCAAATGTTTACGCCGTTCAGAATCCTTCTGGACCTGCGTTAGACATGAGCGTTCTCAAGAGAGAACTACAGAGTCTGCGAGAAGAGGTGAAGCGGCTTGGAAAAGCTAGGCCCACTCAACCGCGTAGCAGACAGCAGCGTTTCAACCGTCCGCGAGGTACGTATGGCTGTTACATTTGTGATAGTAAGTCGCACTTGATCGCTGAATGTCCCCACAAGAAGGACTTTAAGGCGTTTGTTTTAAACGCAAAAGGGTCAGGATAG
- the LOC128239777 gene encoding lithostathine-2-like, producing the protein MLKIMSLSVIGHFVILFGQIICQMQKGLFQKLEDTQEIFGALVVQTDVRSLLSCAHACTRYSGSTCGDVCSHFHYDDNISTCYYVRQGNSVAEAWSTENRTIYTQITDCDIGWHSLGTYCYYVETTKFIWNDASENCANTGGRLATVHNETVESFLNTLAATSSPGENVWVGGRYNSTLEKWTWESGEPFDYQNWALGQPDLNTGTCVLKLPLWHDRLCERSHVSICEKCKFN; encoded by the exons atgttaaaaataatgtctttgTCAGTAATTggacattttgttattttatttggaCAAATAATTTGCCAAATGCAGAAAGGATTGTTTCAAAAGTTGGAGGATACACAAGAAATATTCGGCGCCCTTGTTGTTCAAACTGACGTAAGGTCTCTACTCTCATGTGCGCATGCGTGCACGCGCTACTCTGGATCCACGTGCGGTGACGTATGCAGTCACTTCCACTATGATGACAACATTAGTACCTGCTATTATGTTCGACAGGGAAACAGTGTTGCAGAGGCTTGGTCTACAGAGAACAGAACCATCTAT ACCCAGATCACTGATTGTGATATTGGATGGCACTCGTTGGGAACATATTGCTACTACGTCGAAACGACAAAATTCATTTGGAATGATGCGAGTGAAAATTGTGCGAACACGGGTGGTCGCCTAGCAACAGTTCACAACGAAACGGTCGAAAGCTTCCTGAACACACTAGCTGCCACATCGAGTCCAGGTGAAAACGTATGGGTTGGTGGACGCTATAATAGCACGCTGGAGAAGTGGACGTGGGAAAGCGGGGAACCATTTGATTACCAAAATTGGGCCCTCGGACAACCGGACCTCAATACCGGGACCTGTGTGTTGAAGCTTCCTTTATGGCACGATCGCTTATGTGAAAGGTCGCACGTCTCCATCTGCGAAAAGTGCAAATTCAACTAG